DNA sequence from the Candidatus Zixiibacteriota bacterium genome:
GCAGTTCGATCTCTTTCAAAAGTCCTTCCTGATACGGCAAATCGACGCCGGAGCTGAGGAATTTAACAAACTGGTCCACCGCGGAAGAGACATTTTCGTAGAGCATCGGCGCATATCCCCGAAAATAATAGCGCGTCTCATCCAGTTCTTTCTGCGGCAGACGCAGGGCGCTCAGCTCCTCCAGAACGCTCATCGCCTGCACAATCGCCTCGGTGGCATTCTCAGCGGGAGCCGCTCCCCAGATGCGGAGCATCCCCTGACTTCGCGCCCAGTCTAATTCCGAGGTGACTATGCTGGCCAGCCCTTTCTCCTCCACCAGGGAGCGATGCATCCGGGAGACCCGCCCGCCCCCACCTATGATATAATTCAGAGTCAGCATTGCCGGAAAGTCGGGCGACCCCACCGGCGCGGTCGGTAATCCTATCATGAAGTCTGCGTTGGGAACAGCCGGATTGTCGATAAGAATGATCTGAAGCGTATCCCGGACAACCGGAGCGTATTTTACAGCCGGACGGTTTCCTCCCTTTTTCCAGCCGCTGAAATAGCCGCTGACCGCTTTATGAATCTGCGGCGGGTTGATATCTCCGCCAACCACGAGGATAGCGTTATCCGGACGGATATGATTGACAAAGAAATCGTTGATATCGTCCAGGGTGATGCTGGAAAGTGACGTCCTCGTTCCCAGGGCCGGTTTACCGTAGCCGCATTCTCCATAGATTTCCCGGTAGAGCGTTTCCATCAAGCGGTACTGCGCCACCGAGCGGGTCTGGAAGTTTATCGATATCAACCGACGCGACATCCGCTCCAGAGCTTCTTGCGTAAAAACCGGATTGATGACGATATCGGAGATTATTCTTAAAGCCAGAGAAATATCGCGCGACAGAAAGTCGGCTTCGAAATAAATCCCATCCTTGGTCGCCGCCGAGATTTCGACAATCCCG
Encoded proteins:
- a CDS encoding pitrilysin family protein codes for the protein MTKSSLAIAFWLLFAAAVASADDIFPPYTEFTLSNGLRTILIEDHRQPTVSISILFKTGASSDSPELAGRAVLAGHIMKENTRNFPGNELLEAIDSVGGIVEISAATKDGIYFEADFLSRDISLALRIISDIVINPVFTQEALERMSRRLISINFQTRSVAQYRLMETLYREIYGECGYGKPALGTRTSLSSITLDDINDFFVNHIRPDNAILVVGGDINPPQIHKAVSGYFSGWKKGGNRPAVKYAPVVRDTLQIILIDNPAVPNADFMIGLPTAPVGSPDFPAMLTLNYIIGGGGRVSRMHRSLVEEKGLASIVTSELDWARSQGMLRIWGAAPAENATEAIVQAMSVLEELSALRLPQKELDETRYYFRGYAPMLYENVSSAVDQFVKFLSSGVDLPYQEGLLKEIELLTPLSLQNAAKKFLSRDKMTLAVIGSKAALLPSLSTLGKVTVIRLEEE